AGCGGAACCGGAGGGCTACTGCGGGCGCGGCGGGGTGCTCCGCGGGGGCCGGCCGCGGCGCGGCAGGGGGCCGGTCTCGCCCGGCAGGCGGGCCGCCTCGGCGAGGGCGCGGCGCAGCAGGAACTCGATCTGGGCGTTGGCCGACCGCAGCTCGTCGGAGGCCCAGCGTGCGAGCGCGTCGTAGACCGACGGGTCCAGCCGCAGCAGCACCTGCTTGCGCTGCTGCGGCCGCCGCCGGGGGGCGGCTCCCTCGGACGGATCCGTCGCGGAGGTCACTGGTAGAGCGTCCCGGTGTTGAGGACGGGCTGGGGCGCCCGGTCCCCGCACAGCACGACCATCAGGTTCGACACCATCGCCGCCTTCCGCTCCTCGTCGAGTTCCACGATGTCCTGCTCGGCGATCCGGCTGAGCGCCGCCTCGACCATGCCGACCGCGCCGTCCACGATCTCCCGCCGGGCCGCGACGACCGCGCCGGCCTGCTGGCGCTGGAGCATCGCGGAGGCGATCTCGGGAGCGTACGCGAGATGGGTGAAGCGGGACTCGATGATCCGCACACCGGCGGCCTCCACGCGCGCGTGCAGTTCGACGGCGAGCTTCTCGGTGATCTCCTCGGCGTTGCCGCGCAGCGACAGCTCGTCCTCGTCGTGGGCGTCGTAGGGGTACTCGATGGCGATGTGGCGCACCGCCGCCTCGGTCTGGGTGGAGACGAACTCCAGGTAGTTGTCCACCTCGAAGGACGCCTGCGCGGTGTCCTGGACGTTCCACACCACGACCGCGGCCAGCTCGATCGGGTTGCCGTAGGCGTCGTTGACCTTCAGCACGGCGGTCTCGTGGTTGCGCACCCGGGTGGAGATCTTCTCCCGGGAGGTGAGCGGGTTCACCCAGCGCAGGCCGTCCTCGCGGATGGTGCCCCGGTAGCGCCCGAAGAGCTGGACGACGCGGGCCTCGCCCGGCGCCACGGTGTTCAGTCCGCACATGGAGAACAGCGCCGCGACGCCGACGAGCACGCCGACGGTGATCAGCGCGGCCTTGGCGCCGGTGGCGGTCACGGCGGCGCCGGCCGGGATCAGCGCACCGGCGATCAGCAGCCCGAGCAGCCCGAGCAGCAGGGCGAGGCCGCCCTTGATGCTGTGCGCGGTGAACTCCCGGACCCGGGGCGCGGGCATCTCGGGTGCGTCTGCCGTGGTCACCGCGGGTGGGGTGGGTGCGGGCATGGTGGATCCCCCGTTTCTCGTGGACGTCAGGAGTGGATAGGAACAGAGCAGTCGGAGCAGTCGGAGCAGTCGTAGCGGTCAGAGCGGGCAGAGTGGAACGCGAAAGCATCTGCTTATCTAAGTGATATCACTTTATCGGCTCACGGCAACCCTCAACCGGCCCCGGACGTCGGTTCACTTGGCGGCGGGTGCTGATTGTCACGTCCGTAAAAGCACGGATCGGGGGCCCTTTGTCACAGAGAGCGGTGTTAGTTTTCTGAGCTGATCTGAACGTCGTACGCAAGTGACAGCCGAGACGGAAGCGGAGCGGACGGACGCATGGGACGAGCGGAAGAGAGACGAGCGCGACAGCGCGGTGGCCGCCGCGCGGCGCCCAGGCGCTCGTCCGGGACGCCGGCGGCCGGTGTCGGAGGCGGCAGTGCGCAGTCCGGTGCCGGGACCGGACCCGCGGGCGGTGCCCCGGGCGGCCGGGCCGCGGCCCGGCGCGCGGCGGCCCGGCCCGCCAAGGCGAAGAAGAGCCTCATACGCCGGCTGTTCACCTGGAAGAAGATCCTCGGCACGGTCCTCGGCGTCTGCCTGCTCGGCATCGGCGCCTTCGTCGTGCTCTACATGCTCGTGGACATCCCGCAGGGCAACGCCGCCGCCGAGCGGCAGAGCAACGTCTACAAGTACAGCGACGGCACCGTCCTCGCCCGGGACGGCGAGGTCAACCGCGAGAGCGTGTCGCTGGACAAGGTGCCCAAGGACGTCCAGCACACGTTCGTCGCCGCCGAGAACAAGTCCTTCTACCACGACTCCGGCGTCGACCTGAAGGGCACCGCCCGCGGTCTGCTCAACACGCTGACCGGCAAGGGCACCCAGGGCGGTTCGACGATCACCCAGCAGTACGTCAAGAACTACTACCTCACCCAGGACCAGACCGTCACGCGCAAGCTGAAGGAACTGGTCATCTCGCTGAAGGTGGACCGGCGCGAGTCCAAGGACGAGATCCTCGCCGGATACATCAACACCAGCTACTACGGCCGCGGCGCCTATGGCGTCCAGGCCGCCGCGCAGGCGTACTACCGCGTGGACGCGCAGCATCTGACCGTCGAACAGGGCGCCTACCTCGCCGCGCTGCTCCAGGCGCCGAGCCAGTACGACTGGGCGGTGGCCGGCCCCAACGGCAAGCGGCTGGTGCAGGCCCGCTGGAACTACGTCCTGGACAACATGGTCGGCCAGCACTGGCTCGACGCCGCCAAGCGCAAGGCCATGAAGTTCCCGGTGCCGAAGGAGCCCAGGGGCGCGCCGGGCCTCGGCGGCCAGAAGGGCTATCTGATCGACCTGGCCAACAAGCAGCTCGAACAGCAGCTGATGAAGGAACAGGGCATCACCCAGGCCCAGGCCGAGGCGGCCGTCGTCGACCGCGGCTGGACCATCACGGTCAACATCGACAAGAAGAAGCAGGCCGCGCTGGAGAGCGCCGTCAAGAAGCAGCTCACCGGCAAGCTGGACCCGAAGAAGCGCAAGGCCGACAAGAACGTCCAGGCGGGCGCGGTCTCCGTCGACCCCAAGACGGGCAAGATCGTCGCCCTGTACGGCGGCCAGGACTACTTCAAGCACTACTCCAGCAACGCCACCCGGCGCGACTTCCAGCCGGCCTCCACCTTCAAGCCGGTGATCCTCGCCGCCGCCCTGGACGAGGAGGCCAAGACGCAGGACGGCCTGCCGATCGACGCCAACACCGTCTACGACGGCACCAGCGGCCGGCAGGCCGTGGACCACGGCACCAAGGTCGGCTTCGGGCCGCCCAACGAGGACCACGTCAGCTACGGCCAGATCACCGTCCAGTCCGCGATGAACAAGTCGGTCAACTCCGTCTTCGCGCAGATGGGCATCGACGTCGGCATGAAGAACGTGATGTCCGTCGCGGACAAGCTCGGCATGGACACCAAGGGCATGCAGGCCGTGCCCGCCCAGACGCTCGGCTCCATGGGCGCCAGCCCGCTGGAGATGGCGGCGATCTACGCCACCCTCGACAACCACGGCAAGAAGGTCACCCCGACCATCGTCGCCTCGGCCGAGAACGGCACCCGCAAGGTGGAGATGCCCGACGCGGTCGGCGGCCAGGCCATCACCCGGGAGGCGGCCGACACGGTCACCTCGGTGCTGACCGGCGTGGTCGACGACGGTACGGCGAAGACCTCGGTGGCCGACAACCCGCTGCGCGAGGACCAGCAGGTCGCCGGCAAGACGGGTACCTCCGACGAGAACAAGTCCGCCTGGTTCACCGGCTACACGCCCGGCCTGGTCACCTCGGTCGGCCTCTTCGGCGAGGAGCCGGTGGCGCCGTACCGGCATGTGAGCCTGGCCGGTGCCACCGGCCTGATCCCGGGCAGCGGCCGGATCAACGGCGGTGGCTACCCGGCGCAGATCTGGGCCGAGTACACCTTCGGCGTCATGGGCGACACCAGCAAGTTCGACCTGGACACCACGCAGGGCGCGGCCAAGCAGTCGCCCAGCCGGCCGCCGACGTCGTCCCAGTCGCCCAGCCACTCGCCGTCGCAGTCGCCCTCGCAGTCGCCGAGCCACGCCCCGACGCAGTCGTCGCAGTCGCCCAGCCACTCGCCGTCGCAGTCGCCGAGCCACAGCCCGTCGCAGTCGCCGTCGAAGTCGCCGACCGCGCCCGACCCGTCCGACAGCAGCACCGCCGGGAACCCGCCGGACCCGGACGACCAGCTGCACGACCAGCACCAGCTGCACGACCGGCAGCCCGCCGACTGACCGGCGGCACGACGGCGGAGAGCCGGGAGCGGGACATCCCCGGGGGATGTCCCGCTCCCGGCTCTCCGTCCGTGTCCCTACGACTGGCCGCGGTGCAGCTCGAACCAGACCACCTTGCCGGTGCTCAGCCGGGTCGCGCCCCAGCGCCGGGCCAGCCGGTTCACCAGGTACAGGCCCCGGCCGCCCTCGTCGGTGGCGCGCGCCTGCCGCAGCCGCGGCAGTTGCGGCACGTCGTCGCCGACCTCGCAGCGCAGCACGTCGGTGCGGAGCAGCCGCAGCGTCACCGGCCGCGAGGCGTACCGCACGGCGTTGGTGACGACCTCGCTGACCAGCAGCTCCACCGAGTCGGTCAGCTCCTCCAGACCCCAGCGGGACAGCGCCCGGCGGGCCAGGCGGCGGGCCCGGGACGGCGCGGAGTCCTCCGGCTCCAGGAACCAGTACGCCACGTCGCTCGGCGCGATCCCGTCGAAGCGGGCGGCGAGCAGCGCGATGTCGTCGTCCCGGTCGCCCGGACCGAGCATGTCCAGCACCTCGTCGCACAGGGCTTCCAGCGGCGGCGGATGGTCCGGGCCGGTGAGCTGCGCGGTCGCGGCCAGCTTCTCGCGCAGCTGCTCTATGCCGGTCCACACGTCCCGCAGCCGGGACTCCACCAGACCGTCGGTGTACAGCAGCAGTGTGCCGCCGGCCGGCGCGTCCAGCTCCACCGCCTCGAAGTCCACCCCGCCGACGCCGATCGGCGCGCCCGGCGGCACCCGCAGCACCTCGGCCCGGCCGCCCAGATGCAGCAGGACCGGTGGTGGATGCCCGGCGTTGGCGATGGTGATGCGGTGCGAGACCGGGTCGTAGACCGCGTACAGACAGGTCGCCATGCGGTCGGTGCCCAGCCGCTGCGCCTGCTCGTCCAGGTGGTGCAGCACCTCCTGCGGGGGCAGGTCGAGGCCCGCCAGGGTCTGCGCGGTCGTGCGCAGCTGGCCCATGATGGCCGCCGACGTCATGGAGT
The sequence above is drawn from the Streptomyces sp. SAT1 genome and encodes:
- a CDS encoding SPFH domain-containing protein, which produces MPAPTPPAVTTADAPEMPAPRVREFTAHSIKGGLALLLGLLGLLIAGALIPAGAAVTATGAKAALITVGVLVGVAALFSMCGLNTVAPGEARVVQLFGRYRGTIREDGLRWVNPLTSREKISTRVRNHETAVLKVNDAYGNPIELAAVVVWNVQDTAQASFEVDNYLEFVSTQTEAAVRHIAIEYPYDAHDEDELSLRGNAEEITEKLAVELHARVEAAGVRIIESRFTHLAYAPEIASAMLQRQQAGAVVAARREIVDGAVGMVEAALSRIAEQDIVELDEERKAAMVSNLMVVLCGDRAPQPVLNTGTLYQ
- a CDS encoding transglycosylase domain-containing protein; this translates as MGRAEERRARQRGGRRAAPRRSSGTPAAGVGGGSAQSGAGTGPAGGAPGGRAAARRAAARPAKAKKSLIRRLFTWKKILGTVLGVCLLGIGAFVVLYMLVDIPQGNAAAERQSNVYKYSDGTVLARDGEVNRESVSLDKVPKDVQHTFVAAENKSFYHDSGVDLKGTARGLLNTLTGKGTQGGSTITQQYVKNYYLTQDQTVTRKLKELVISLKVDRRESKDEILAGYINTSYYGRGAYGVQAAAQAYYRVDAQHLTVEQGAYLAALLQAPSQYDWAVAGPNGKRLVQARWNYVLDNMVGQHWLDAAKRKAMKFPVPKEPRGAPGLGGQKGYLIDLANKQLEQQLMKEQGITQAQAEAAVVDRGWTITVNIDKKKQAALESAVKKQLTGKLDPKKRKADKNVQAGAVSVDPKTGKIVALYGGQDYFKHYSSNATRRDFQPASTFKPVILAAALDEEAKTQDGLPIDANTVYDGTSGRQAVDHGTKVGFGPPNEDHVSYGQITVQSAMNKSVNSVFAQMGIDVGMKNVMSVADKLGMDTKGMQAVPAQTLGSMGASPLEMAAIYATLDNHGKKVTPTIVASAENGTRKVEMPDAVGGQAITREAADTVTSVLTGVVDDGTAKTSVADNPLREDQQVAGKTGTSDENKSAWFTGYTPGLVTSVGLFGEEPVAPYRHVSLAGATGLIPGSGRINGGGYPAQIWAEYTFGVMGDTSKFDLDTTQGAAKQSPSRPPTSSQSPSHSPSQSPSQSPSHAPTQSSQSPSHSPSQSPSHSPSQSPSKSPTAPDPSDSSTAGNPPDPDDQLHDQHQLHDRQPAD